AGTACCGCAACGTCGTGAAGTTTCTGAACGAAGGCGATAAGGTGAAAGCTTCCGTCCGCTTCCGCGGCCGCGAAATTACGCACGCCTCCATCGGCCAGCGCATTCTCGACCGGCTTGCCAAAGAGGTCGCCGAGCTGTGCGTCGTCGAGCGCGTGCCGAAGCTCGAGGGCCGCAGCATGATCATGATTTTGGCCCCCAAAAACAACTAACGACCATTCCCAGAGGAGGATTCACCACATGCCTAAAATGAAAACGCACAGCAGTCTCAAAGACCGCTTCAAAATTACCGGTACCGGCAAAGTGAAACGCTACAAAGCGTTCCGCAACCACCTTCTTTCCGGCAAATCCGGCCGTCAGAAGCGCGTGCTGGCCACGCAGCCGCTCATGGCTCCGGGCGACGTGCGCCGCATCAAGCAAGGCCTTTCCAACCTGAAATAGCTCGCACTGACATTCCAGCTTAACCAACATACGGGAGGTTTCACTCATGGCTAGAGTTAAAGGCGGATTCGTCCGCGCACGTCGTCGCAAAAGAATTTTGAAGCTCGCGAAAGGTTACTTCGGTTCGAAGCACCGCCTGTTTAAAACCGCAAAAGAGCAAGTGATGAAATCGCTGCTCTACGCATACCGCGACCGCCGTCAGCGGAAGCGCGATTTCCGCAAGCTGTGGATCGTCCGCATCAACGCCGCTGCGCGCCAGAACGGCCTGTCCTACAGCAAATTTATGTACGGCCTGAAGCAGGCCGGCGTCGAGGTCAACCGCAAGATGCTTGCCGACCTTGCCGTGAACGACATCAGTGCGTTCAATTCGCTCGCTTCGATCGCGAAAGAGAAAGTCAACGCGTAAAGCCGCGTATCGTATCAAAAACCGCGTTCCCCGTTCGGGGCGCGGTTTTTGCGTTTCGATATACCGCGCCTGACCATCCGCCCCAAAGTCTTTTGCCGCACCGCGCATGGACCTCGGAGACATCCGTACCGACCTATCTTTTGACCGGCATGGACAGCCGTACAGTCGAAGCGTCCGCCTCCCGAATACGTTATAGGACAACGGGAAGGAGGGAATACGCATGAAGCGCATCTCCAGAGAGCGGGTTCGGAAGCTGGTCGGGAAAACGGTCTATGCGGTCCGCAAGGACGGCTCGATCGCAACGGGCAAGCTCGTCAAAGTGCATCAAAACAAGCTTTTTCTGCGTCCGACGGGCAGCGACAAAGGTAAAGCCGTCCACACGAAAGCGGTGCTGCCGCTCGTACTGTTCGATTTGCTCGCGATCGGCACGCTCCCATACGCATATGGCGGTTTTCCGGGTGTTGGCCCCGGCTTCGGCCCCGGCTTCGGTCCCGGTTTCGGCCCCGGCTTCGGCCCCGGTTTTGGTCCGGTCGGTCCTTACGGCGGCTTCAGCCCTTGCTGTCAGCCCAATAACAAGTTCTTTTATTGACCGCCGGTCCAGGCTGCACCGCCGGGGAGGAGCATTTTCGCCATTTCGTAGCAGCGCACTTCCGGGTAATAACGGACCGTATCGTAGCCCAGCCGGGCGTACAGCTTGTGCGCCCGGCCGTTGCCTTCGTCGACGAACAGCCGCGCCGTCCGGCACTTTTGGGAGAGACCGTAAGCTTCGCCACAGAGCATAAGCTTCGTGCCGAGCTGTTTGCCCCTGTGATCCGGGTGGACGGCAAGCATATCGTAGACAAGCATGTCGCCGATTGTATACAGGTGAAGAAATCCGAACGGTACGCTCGTCTTCGTGCGGGAGGCGACGAAGGTAACGCCGCGCCGCAGACGCTTCGGGATTTCGCGGATCACTTGTGCGTCGCGAGGGTTCGACGTGTATGACAGCGGGATAAGCTCCTTTTTGATAAGGCGGATAATTTCCGCGTCGTCCGTGCGGGGACGCCTGAGTCGAATCATAATCAGCCCTGCTTTCGGCTTGTTTCTCGCTTGCATATGCGGCTTTATGCCGGGTATGGCCGGGCCGTATCCCCTGTATTTGCCGTCTGCGCCGCATTCGGGGCGGGCTTCGTCCCGCAGCCTGAAGCGAGCGGACGAACGCCGCCATCGGCCGGCAGCCGCCCGTCGGCCGCATACGTTATCGTATGCCCGCGCGGCGGCGGTTGCCAATACCGGCGGTTCGTACATAACGTTTTGACCGGCGCGAGGGTTGGTTCTTGACGGGGGCGGAAGCAAAGCATATAATAAACGTTAAGCCAATATTGCTATCTGCTGTGATGAGGACGAAGTGTTAAGGGCTCTTTTGCTCAGAGAGCGGACGGATCAGCTGCAACCGTCGCCAAAATCCCTTTTCAACGAGCTCACCTCGGAGCTGTTTCCCTGAAAAGGACGGCTAAACAAGCGAATCGATTCCGGAGTCTTGGGGCTTCCGTTACGGTTCAAAGCCGGCGCCGTTCGTATTAGGGGAAATCGTAGGGCACACGTTAAGGTGCCAAGGTATGAACGTTTGCGTGCACGCCGTTCGTACCTGTGGAGGCCGCATGCTGCGAGGCATACGGCAAAGCCGGGTGGTACCACGGAAGATCAGCCTTTCGTCCCTGGACGTATCAGACGTCCAAGGGCGAAGGGCTTTTTTTGTTTTTGAAGAGAAGGGAGGACGACTTG
This genomic window from Paenibacillus humicola contains:
- the rpmI gene encoding 50S ribosomal protein L35; its protein translation is MPKMKTHSSLKDRFKITGTGKVKRYKAFRNHLLSGKSGRQKRVLATQPLMAPGDVRRIKQGLSNLK
- the rplT gene encoding 50S ribosomal protein L20; translated protein: MARVKGGFVRARRRKRILKLAKGYFGSKHRLFKTAKEQVMKSLLYAYRDRRQRKRDFRKLWIVRINAAARQNGLSYSKFMYGLKQAGVEVNRKMLADLAVNDISAFNSLASIAKEKVNA
- a CDS encoding GNAT family N-acetyltransferase, yielding MIRLRRPRTDDAEIIRLIKKELIPLSYTSNPRDAQVIREIPKRLRRGVTFVASRTKTSVPFGFLHLYTIGDMLVYDMLAVHPDHRGKQLGTKLMLCGEAYGLSQKCRTARLFVDEGNGRAHKLYARLGYDTVRYYPEVRCYEMAKMLLPGGAAWTGGQ